One Candidatus Margulisiibacteriota bacterium DNA segment encodes these proteins:
- a CDS encoding GTPase ObgE yields MSIFVDYVKLFLKAGNGGPGCVSFRREKYIPKGGPDGGDGGRGGNVYFEARANISTLMDLRYKKKYLADNGRPGEGKQMHGKNGKDIKIKVPCGTIIYKAGTKEKLVDLTEDRQKFLVCRGGKGGMGNTHFSTSVNQTPRYAQKGLTGEGVEVDVELKLLADVGLLGFPNVGKSSILSRISASKPKIADYPFTTLIPNLGVVSYKREKSFVVADVPGLIKGAHTGIGLGVQFLRHIERTKLLVHVLDIANQEEGRDPIRDFNTINEELKLYVYDLTNLPQIIALNKIDLLSDDDRQKLKEIVNYFEEKGLEVKLISAATTEGLESLVASMAEKLNQMSADDEGQSI; encoded by the coding sequence ATGTCAATATTCGTAGATTACGTAAAGCTGTTTTTAAAGGCAGGGAACGGTGGCCCTGGATGTGTTAGCTTCAGAAGAGAGAAGTATATTCCTAAAGGTGGACCTGATGGGGGGGATGGCGGTCGTGGCGGAAATGTCTATTTCGAGGCCAGGGCAAACATTTCTACGTTAATGGATTTGCGGTACAAGAAGAAGTATCTTGCAGACAATGGCCGGCCGGGAGAAGGGAAGCAGATGCATGGTAAAAATGGCAAAGATATAAAAATCAAAGTTCCCTGTGGAACTATTATCTATAAAGCAGGGACCAAAGAAAAACTCGTAGATTTAACAGAAGACCGGCAAAAATTCCTTGTATGTCGTGGCGGTAAGGGGGGGATGGGGAATACTCATTTTTCCACCTCCGTTAATCAAACACCCAGATATGCACAGAAAGGTTTGACGGGCGAAGGAGTGGAGGTCGACGTAGAATTGAAGCTGCTAGCTGATGTAGGGCTCCTGGGGTTTCCTAATGTCGGCAAATCTTCTATTCTTTCGAGAATATCTGCAAGTAAACCCAAAATAGCAGATTATCCGTTTACAACACTGATTCCTAATTTAGGAGTAGTATCGTATAAACGGGAAAAAAGCTTTGTGGTTGCAGATGTTCCGGGCCTGATTAAGGGTGCTCATACCGGCATAGGGCTGGGAGTTCAGTTTTTGCGGCATATTGAGCGAACAAAACTTCTCGTTCATGTTCTTGATATTGCCAATCAGGAAGAAGGCCGTGACCCAATTCGAGATTTTAATACTATTAACGAAGAATTGAAATTATATGTTTACGATCTCACTAATTTGCCCCAGATTATAGCTCTTAACAAAATTGATCTGTTGTCCGATGATGATAGACAAAAACTTAAAGAAATAGTAAATTATTTTGAGGAAAAAGGATTGGAAGTAAAGCTCATATCTGCAGCAACAACTGAAGGTCTTGAATCCCTTGTTGCCTCTATGGCAGAAAAGCTTAATCAGATGTCAGCCGATGATGAAGGGCAATCGATCTGA
- a CDS encoding glutamate-5-semialdehyde dehydrogenase — MSEVKDKAMRAREASRVMAVASTNVKNNVLQSMADMLIKRKGDIVAANATDMDNARSNNMTIALQDRLRLDEARVYGMVDGLMIVKNLPDPIGELINGWVRPNGLKIRKQRVPIGVIGIIYEARPNVTVDAAGLCLKSGNVVLLRGSSSALNSNKVIIECLQEAALANGLPAEIVQLIEDTDRASVNELMTLNGYVDLLIPRGGAGLIQNVVKNATIPVIETGVGNCHVYVDAEADLVKAQAIAYNAKVQRPSVCNAAESLLVHADVAELFLPGILEMYKAAGVLIKGCEKTRIIDNSVEPATEQDYRTEFSDYIISVKIVDTVDEAIDHIYEYGTKHTEAIVTENITTANKFVDNTDAAAVIINASTRFTDGGEFGFGAEIGISTQKLHARGPMGLVELTTIKYIVEGNGQVRE; from the coding sequence GTGAGCGAAGTAAAAGATAAAGCTATGCGTGCACGCGAGGCTTCAAGAGTTATGGCGGTAGCTTCAACAAATGTTAAGAATAATGTTTTGCAGTCAATGGCTGATATGCTCATAAAGCGTAAAGGCGATATTGTCGCAGCTAATGCTACCGATATGGATAACGCTCGCAGCAATAACATGACGATAGCCCTTCAGGATCGACTGCGACTTGATGAAGCTCGGGTTTATGGCATGGTAGACGGTCTTATGATCGTGAAGAATTTGCCTGATCCTATTGGCGAGTTGATTAATGGATGGGTAAGGCCAAATGGGCTTAAGATAAGGAAGCAAAGGGTTCCCATCGGAGTAATAGGAATAATTTATGAAGCGCGTCCGAATGTGACGGTAGATGCAGCTGGATTATGTCTGAAGTCCGGCAATGTAGTATTGCTCCGCGGGAGCAGTAGCGCTCTTAACTCTAACAAAGTAATTATCGAGTGTCTTCAGGAAGCAGCTCTGGCAAATGGGTTGCCAGCCGAGATAGTTCAACTTATTGAAGATACTGACAGGGCGTCGGTCAATGAGCTGATGACACTTAATGGGTATGTAGATTTACTTATTCCGCGAGGTGGGGCAGGACTGATACAGAATGTCGTTAAAAACGCTACTATTCCTGTGATAGAAACAGGAGTCGGCAACTGCCACGTTTATGTTGATGCCGAGGCAGATTTGGTTAAAGCACAAGCAATTGCGTATAATGCAAAAGTCCAGCGGCCATCTGTTTGTAATGCAGCAGAATCGCTTCTTGTACATGCAGATGTAGCAGAGTTATTTCTTCCCGGAATTTTGGAGATGTACAAAGCTGCCGGTGTCCTTATTAAAGGATGTGAAAAAACGAGAATAATCGATAACAGTGTTGAACCCGCAACCGAGCAGGATTACAGGACTGAATTTTCTGATTACATAATATCAGTCAAAATAGTTGATACTGTTGACGAAGCGATTGATCACATTTACGAATATGGAACTAAGCATACAGAAGCAATTGTAACAGAGAATATTACTACAGCTAATAAATTCGTCGATAATACGGATGCTGCAGCTGTGATCATTAACGCATCAACGAGGTTCACCGATGGCGGGGAATTCGGTTTCGGCGCTGAAATAGGTATTTCTACTCAAAAACTTCATGCCCGTGGTCCAATGGGATTAGTCGAGCTAACAACAATAAAGTATATCGTTGAAGGAAATGGTCAGGTACGAGAATAA
- a CDS encoding adenosylhomocysteinase, with the protein MDYKIKDISLADWGRKEIEIAEKEMPGLMAIREKFSTSKPLAGVRVSGSLHMTIQTAVLIETLVAIGADVRWCSCNIFSTQDHAAAAIAKAGVPVFAWKGETLEDYWWCTEKALAFPEGKGPQLIVDDGGDATLLIHLGYKAENDSKVLDKEASSEEEGIILNLLKRVLKETPQKWHVVAQDWKGVSEETTTGVHRLYQMMEKNELLVPAINVNDSVTKSKFDNLYGCRESLVDGIKRATDVMVAGKVAVVCGYGDVGKGSAKSLRGLGARVIVTEIDPICALQASMEGYEVTTVEDTLGWGDIYVTTTGNKDIITITHMEKMKDQAIVCNIGHFDNEIQVSKLNSYPGIKLVNIKPQVDKYIFPDGHEIFLLAEGRLVNLGCATGHPSFVMSNSFSNQVLAQIDLWKNRNEYKPGVYMLPKQLDEEVARLHLAKIGVKLTKLTQDQADYIGVPAEGPYKSDHYRY; encoded by the coding sequence ATGGATTACAAAATTAAAGATATATCTCTTGCCGATTGGGGACGTAAGGAGATTGAAATTGCCGAAAAAGAGATGCCGGGATTAATGGCGATCAGAGAGAAGTTCAGCACTTCGAAACCTCTCGCAGGGGTTCGTGTAAGCGGTTCCCTTCATATGACAATTCAGACTGCCGTTTTGATTGAAACACTCGTCGCAATTGGTGCTGACGTAAGATGGTGCAGCTGTAATATTTTTTCAACTCAGGACCATGCTGCTGCCGCAATTGCAAAAGCAGGCGTACCTGTGTTTGCCTGGAAGGGCGAAACCTTAGAAGATTACTGGTGGTGTACCGAGAAAGCTTTGGCGTTTCCGGAAGGGAAAGGGCCTCAACTTATCGTTGACGATGGCGGAGATGCAACCTTACTTATCCATCTTGGTTACAAGGCCGAAAATGATTCGAAAGTCCTCGACAAAGAAGCTTCTAGCGAAGAGGAAGGTATTATTCTTAACCTTCTTAAGAGAGTCTTGAAAGAAACCCCTCAAAAATGGCATGTTGTTGCGCAAGATTGGAAGGGCGTTTCAGAGGAGACAACAACCGGAGTTCATCGACTCTATCAAATGATGGAAAAAAACGAGTTGCTGGTTCCGGCTATTAACGTCAATGATTCTGTTACAAAATCAAAATTTGATAATCTTTATGGCTGTAGGGAGTCGCTCGTTGATGGCATTAAACGTGCTACCGATGTCATGGTCGCGGGTAAAGTAGCCGTTGTGTGCGGCTATGGCGATGTAGGTAAAGGAAGTGCTAAGTCCCTGCGTGGTCTCGGAGCAAGAGTAATCGTAACTGAGATTGATCCGATTTGTGCGCTTCAGGCTTCAATGGAAGGGTATGAGGTAACAACAGTTGAAGACACTCTTGGGTGGGGTGATATTTATGTTACGACTACAGGTAATAAAGATATCATTACGATAACGCATATGGAAAAAATGAAAGATCAGGCTATTGTCTGTAATATCGGGCATTTCGATAACGAGATACAGGTATCAAAACTTAATTCATATCCAGGCATAAAGCTGGTGAACATAAAACCGCAGGTAGATAAATATATTTTCCCTGATGGGCATGAGATTTTCCTTTTAGCTGAAGGGAGGCTGGTCAACCTAGGCTGTGCAACCGGACATCCTTCTTTTGTCATGTCAAATTCCTTCTCAAATCAGGTATTAGCTCAAATAGACCTATGGAAAAATAGAAATGAATACAAACCTGGAGTGTATATGCTTCCAAAGCAGCTTGACGAGGAAGTTGCTCGATTGCACCTTGCGAAGATCGGTGTTAAATTAACGAAGCTGACTCAAGATCAAGCCGATTATATTGGAGTGCCGGCTGAAGGCCCTTACAAATCGGATCATTATCGCTATTAG
- a CDS encoding 5,10-methylenetetrahydrofolate reductase, whose amino-acid sequence MIISDQKPFEEIAHSLKASDSIFVVGCGDCATSCATGGEKEVAQLAEKLAASGKTITGTAVIATGCDERLVKRDLKKSSLTPEDAVLVLACGSGVQAVNSVIDNYVVPGLNSLFLGKIKNLSTFDKVCSMCGECVLAKTGNICPVTRCPKHLLNGPCGGSSEGKCEVNRNNDCAWFLIYERLKKLDKLSFLNSYQPPKDNSKNNIRTRFNTERKS is encoded by the coding sequence ATGATAATTTCTGATCAAAAGCCTTTTGAAGAAATAGCACATTCCCTAAAAGCCAGTGACTCCATATTCGTTGTTGGTTGCGGAGATTGTGCGACCTCCTGCGCAACGGGTGGAGAAAAAGAAGTTGCTCAACTGGCTGAAAAATTAGCCGCATCAGGGAAAACAATAACTGGAACAGCTGTTATTGCAACCGGATGTGATGAACGTTTAGTTAAGAGAGATTTAAAGAAGTCTTCTCTAACTCCGGAAGACGCAGTTCTTGTACTTGCCTGTGGTTCCGGGGTACAGGCAGTTAATAGCGTTATTGATAATTATGTAGTTCCGGGGTTGAACAGCCTATTTCTGGGAAAAATTAAAAACCTTTCTACTTTTGATAAAGTCTGTTCGATGTGCGGAGAGTGTGTATTGGCAAAAACCGGCAATATCTGTCCTGTAACGAGATGTCCGAAACATCTTTTAAATGGGCCCTGCGGAGGATCGTCCGAAGGGAAATGTGAAGTAAACAGAAATAATGACTGTGCCTGGTTTCTGATTTATGAGCGCTTGAAGAAACTGGACAAACTGAGTTTTCTGAATAGCTATCAACCTCCGAAGGATAACTCCAAAAATAATATTCGCACCAGATTTAATACCGAACGTAAGAGCTGA
- a CDS encoding biotin--[acetyl-CoA-carboxylase] ligase, whose translation MFGHTYIFFDSINSTNDYAKENINIFEHGSIIRTAHQTAGRGQRGKQWISCDGENIFMTIILKPEYRGKIEKAYIEKIILFSAKAVQKVIKDSYGLDARIQMPNDIYIKDKKIAGVLVEAITQGNVLKGLVAGIGLNCNTLDLPGNISTTATSLEIEYGKKINVDVCFSKLVENCEVFYGKMVTKSI comes from the coding sequence ATGTTTGGTCATACGTATATTTTTTTTGACTCAATTAACTCGACAAATGACTATGCTAAAGAAAATATTAATATTTTTGAACATGGTTCAATAATAAGGACCGCGCATCAGACAGCCGGGAGAGGCCAGCGCGGTAAGCAATGGATATCTTGTGATGGAGAAAATATCTTCATGACGATAATCCTTAAACCGGAGTATAGAGGCAAAATTGAGAAAGCATATATTGAAAAAATAATTTTGTTTTCTGCAAAAGCCGTGCAAAAAGTAATTAAAGATTCTTATGGCTTGGATGCGCGGATACAAATGCCTAACGATATCTATATTAAGGACAAAAAAATTGCAGGGGTGCTGGTAGAGGCGATAACACAAGGTAATGTGCTTAAGGGTTTAGTTGCTGGAATCGGTCTTAACTGTAACACTTTGGATTTGCCTGGCAACATTAGCACGACAGCGACCTCCCTTGAGATAGAGTATGGAAAAAAAATTAATGTTGATGTATGCTTTAGTAAGCTAGTTGAGAATTGTGAAGTTTTCTATGGTAAAATGGTGACGAAAAGCATATAA
- the galE gene encoding UDP-glucose 4-epimerase GalE, which produces MKHILVTGGAGYIGSHTVLELQKLGYYPVVIDSLIKGHKEAVLGGEIIHADIGNREELLKVFHRYKIDAVIHFAAFSEVGESVSNPQKYYHNNIVNSINLLDVMVEMDVKKIVFSSSAAVYGEPSSIPITEDEATNPTNPYGKTKLIFEKILQDYEKAYGVRHMCLRYFNAAGADPEGRIGEDHSPESHLIPLILQVAQGQRDAIFIFGTDYDTDDGTCVRDYIHVNDLASAHILALEALQSGKSSGYYNLGNGNGHSVLEVIKATREVTGCEIVYKTGSRRPGDPARLVASSEKIKSELNWHPKYNDLHTIISHAWNWCKTHPKGYNGNAQ; this is translated from the coding sequence ATGAAGCATATATTAGTAACTGGTGGTGCAGGATATATCGGTTCTCATACTGTGTTGGAACTTCAAAAACTGGGTTATTATCCCGTTGTCATAGATAGTCTTATCAAAGGCCATAAAGAAGCGGTTTTGGGCGGGGAAATCATACATGCTGATATTGGGAACAGAGAAGAACTCCTAAAAGTTTTTCACCGGTACAAAATTGACGCCGTTATCCATTTTGCAGCGTTTTCTGAAGTCGGTGAATCTGTCTCCAATCCTCAAAAATATTATCATAATAATATTGTTAATAGCATTAATCTCCTCGATGTCATGGTCGAGATGGATGTTAAGAAAATTGTATTCTCATCTTCGGCAGCTGTATATGGAGAACCCTCTAGTATTCCTATTACGGAAGATGAAGCTACCAATCCTACGAACCCCTATGGGAAAACAAAGTTAATATTCGAAAAAATTCTTCAAGATTACGAAAAAGCTTATGGGGTCCGCCACATGTGCCTTCGTTATTTTAATGCCGCCGGAGCCGATCCTGAGGGCAGGATAGGGGAAGATCATTCACCTGAATCGCATCTTATTCCGTTAATCCTTCAGGTTGCACAAGGGCAACGGGATGCTATTTTTATTTTTGGGACAGATTATGATACTGATGATGGTACCTGCGTACGCGATTATATTCATGTCAACGATTTGGCCTCTGCTCATATTCTGGCACTGGAAGCATTGCAGTCAGGTAAAAGCAGTGGTTATTATAATCTTGGGAATGGCAATGGACACTCAGTCTTAGAGGTTATCAAGGCTACGCGAGAGGTGACAGGCTGTGAAATTGTTTATAAAACAGGGAGCAGAAGGCCTGGTGATCCGGCAAGACTAGTAGCAAGTTCAGAAAAAATAAAGTCGGAATTAAACTGGCATCCAAAGTATAATGATCTGCATACAATAATCAGTCATGCTTGGAACTGGTGTAAAACTCATCCGAAAGGATATAACGGAAATGCACAATAA
- a CDS encoding mannose-1-phosphate guanylyltransferase: protein MLGTGVKLIRKDITEMHNNYALILAGGRGTRFWPKSKKGFPKQFLSLDNKESFLQITYNRIAKVLPEDNIYIVTTESQVNLIKEQLPKISSHQIIIEPIGRNTCPAISLGMAYIQKKNSNSVVMVVPSDQLIKDELTFVDKARKAFEYARLHMSIVVFGIKPTSPHTGYGYIKTRRSSLEIQEVIAFVEKPQKETAQQYLSSGDYYWNGGMFVFSTAVFFAELKNRIPLLFDQMCTIQNAIGTEREILSINNIYPQTNSISIDYGIMEHADKIMLIALDVGWNDVGSWSSLYEIMEIDEYGNNFQMADSVAVDSTNVIGFSNKLIAAVGVKDVVLVETDDVILLCHKDSAQKVKEVLDALTAKGRDDLI, encoded by the coding sequence ATGCTTGGAACTGGTGTAAAACTCATCCGAAAGGATATAACGGAAATGCACAATAATTATGCACTTATTTTAGCCGGTGGTCGAGGTACTCGGTTTTGGCCCAAAAGTAAGAAGGGTTTTCCAAAACAATTTTTATCTCTGGATAACAAAGAGTCTTTTTTACAGATTACTTATAATCGTATAGCGAAAGTGTTGCCTGAAGATAACATATATATAGTTACAACTGAATCACAAGTTAACTTAATAAAAGAGCAGCTTCCGAAGATTTCTTCACATCAAATTATTATAGAGCCAATTGGCCGCAATACCTGTCCGGCAATATCCTTGGGAATGGCCTATATTCAGAAAAAAAATAGTAATTCTGTTGTGATGGTGGTTCCGTCCGATCAACTTATTAAAGATGAGCTAACCTTTGTGGATAAAGCGCGGAAGGCATTTGAATATGCTCGTTTGCACATGTCTATTGTTGTATTTGGTATTAAGCCTACCAGCCCCCATACCGGTTATGGCTATATTAAGACCCGAAGGAGCAGTCTAGAAATTCAAGAAGTAATTGCTTTTGTTGAAAAGCCGCAGAAAGAAACTGCGCAGCAATATCTTTCTTCCGGGGATTATTATTGGAATGGTGGTATGTTTGTTTTTTCAACTGCAGTATTTTTTGCTGAGTTAAAGAATAGAATTCCATTATTGTTTGATCAGATGTGTACAATACAAAATGCTATTGGTACGGAACGTGAAATCTTGAGTATCAACAATATTTACCCTCAGACGAATTCAATATCAATAGATTATGGGATTATGGAGCATGCGGATAAAATTATGCTTATAGCTCTTGATGTCGGTTGGAACGATGTTGGGTCGTGGTCATCTTTGTATGAGATCATGGAGATTGATGAATATGGGAATAACTTCCAAATGGCAGATTCAGTAGCTGTCGATTCTACTAATGTAATCGGCTTCTCAAATAAGCTTATTGCAGCAGTCGGTGTTAAGGACGTTGTTCTTGTTGAGACGGATGATGTCATTCTGTTATGTCATAAAGATAGCGCTCAAAAAGTGAAAGAAGTACTTGATGCGTTAACCGCTAAAGGCAGAGACGACCTTATTTGA
- the aroH gene encoding chorismate mutase, whose translation MRVRGIRGAITVEENLAKSIVAATKELLLEVISANEVDLEEIASIFFTLTDDLDAQFPAVAAREIGMRDVPLLCSREVPIQPSLKSCIRILMHINTDKKQTEIRHIYLRKAKALRPDLEKTD comes from the coding sequence ATGAGAGTACGCGGAATTCGAGGAGCAATAACTGTAGAAGAGAACCTGGCAAAGTCAATTGTTGCTGCGACCAAAGAGTTATTGCTGGAAGTAATTTCTGCCAATGAAGTAGATCTGGAAGAGATTGCAAGTATCTTTTTCACACTGACTGATGACCTTGATGCGCAGTTTCCTGCTGTAGCTGCGAGAGAAATAGGAATGCGGGATGTTCCTTTATTGTGCAGTCGGGAAGTTCCGATTCAGCCAAGTTTGAAAAGTTGTATCCGCATACTTATGCACATTAACACAGATAAAAAACAGACTGAAATACGGCATATATATCTAAGAAAAGCAAAGGCACTTCGTCCTGACCTTGAAAAGACTGATTAA
- the proB gene encoding glutamate 5-kinase — translation MRYKEYKRVVIKIGSNILTEENGKLDLNNLRHLVEQIAAIHLKGIEVCVVTSGAQVCGSEKLGILPKSIPEKQAVAAIGQSLLMNEYNRFFSVKGITIGQLLLTHDGLSHNERYINAQNTLLTLINGKVVPIINENDSVVVDEIKFGDNDSLSVYVTELVNANALIILTDIDGLYSMDPRKFDNAELIAEVSEISAQLLDGCGTSTSGKGTGGMYSKVCAAKKAVDLGVNVIIANGRRKNVIFDIFSGEKVGTKFLV, via the coding sequence ATGAGGTATAAGGAATATAAACGGGTTGTTATTAAAATAGGCTCTAATATATTAACAGAAGAAAATGGAAAGCTGGATCTGAATAATTTACGGCATTTAGTCGAACAAATCGCAGCAATTCACTTGAAAGGGATCGAAGTTTGTGTCGTAACCTCCGGAGCTCAAGTGTGCGGTTCCGAAAAGTTAGGGATACTACCGAAATCAATTCCTGAAAAACAAGCAGTTGCAGCAATTGGTCAGAGCCTTTTAATGAATGAATATAACCGGTTTTTTTCTGTAAAAGGTATTACTATAGGGCAGCTACTGTTGACACATGATGGTTTGAGTCATAATGAACGCTATATTAACGCTCAGAATACTCTCTTAACATTAATTAATGGGAAGGTAGTCCCGATTATTAATGAGAATGATTCTGTTGTCGTTGACGAAATCAAATTCGGTGATAATGACAGTTTGTCTGTTTATGTAACTGAGCTTGTGAATGCAAATGCTCTTATTATTCTTACAGATATCGATGGACTATACTCCATGGATCCTCGGAAGTTTGATAATGCAGAGTTGATTGCAGAGGTATCTGAGATTTCTGCACAATTGTTGGATGGCTGCGGTACAAGCACATCCGGCAAAGGCACCGGAGGTATGTATTCAAAAGTCTGCGCAGCAAAAAAAGCAGTAGATTTAGGTGTCAATGTTATTATCGCGAATGGACGGCGAAAGAACGTTATCTTCGATATTTTTAGCGGTGAAAAAGTAGGCACAAAGTTTTTGGTATAA
- a CDS encoding methylenetetrahydrofolate reductase: MLYKSRLHKDLLTKKFVVTAELSPPKGVEYNYLLDQAEALSTYVSAFNITDNQRSTMRMSALAICHLLESQGFETIFQITCRDRNILALQSDILGASALGIKNILAITGDYPLSGDHPFAKPVFDIDSVQLVHLLKQVMPGGKDFAGKELKGSPDFIVGVVANHGAQPQEPQLIKLQKKINEGAEFIQTQTIYDIDQFLEFLEEVPPAVSVLGGIFPLKSAKIAHFLNDNVPGVSIPETILRRMENTKDPYKEGIEIAVETIEAIQPECAGVHFMTMGAVDVIAEILKEVSIDK; the protein is encoded by the coding sequence ATGCTGTATAAAAGTAGACTGCATAAGGACCTGCTAACAAAAAAGTTTGTTGTAACCGCTGAATTATCTCCACCCAAAGGTGTTGAGTATAATTATTTGCTTGATCAGGCAGAAGCGTTAAGCACATATGTTTCTGCTTTTAATATTACTGATAATCAAAGATCTACCATGAGGATGTCTGCTCTGGCTATTTGCCATTTATTAGAGTCTCAGGGATTCGAGACTATATTTCAGATAACCTGCAGGGATAGGAATATTCTAGCTCTTCAATCAGATATATTAGGTGCGAGTGCGCTTGGTATAAAAAATATATTAGCGATAACCGGTGATTATCCGTTAAGTGGCGATCATCCGTTTGCTAAGCCTGTGTTTGATATAGATTCTGTTCAGCTAGTCCATTTACTGAAACAAGTTATGCCCGGTGGCAAAGATTTTGCCGGAAAAGAATTAAAAGGATCTCCTGATTTTATCGTTGGGGTGGTCGCTAATCATGGAGCCCAGCCTCAGGAACCACAATTAATCAAACTTCAAAAAAAAATAAACGAAGGTGCTGAGTTTATCCAGACACAGACTATCTATGATATTGATCAGTTTCTTGAGTTCTTAGAAGAAGTTCCTCCTGCTGTTTCGGTACTTGGCGGGATTTTTCCTCTTAAATCAGCTAAGATTGCTCATTTTCTCAATGATAATGTTCCGGGGGTTTCTATTCCTGAGACAATTCTTCGACGTATGGAAAATACTAAAGATCCTTATAAAGAAGGTATTGAAATTGCAGTAGAAACAATCGAAGCGATTCAACCAGAATGCGCGGGTGTGCATTTCATGACAATGGGCGCGGTAGACGTGATTGCCGAGATTCTAAAAGAAGTAAGTATTGACAAATAA
- the rplU gene encoding 50S ribosomal protein L21, with product MYAVIETGSKQYKVKIGSTIFIEKLEAENSSKVEFNKVLLLAGEGDPIIGMPYVENAKVVGTLIETAKDDKVIIYKFKRKTGYRRKNGHRQLLSQVKIETIEAGSISEVKETSKIGIPAEVAAK from the coding sequence ATGTATGCTGTAATTGAAACTGGAAGTAAACAATATAAAGTTAAAATAGGATCTACGATCTTTATAGAAAAATTAGAAGCTGAGAACTCTTCAAAAGTAGAATTTAATAAAGTATTATTACTAGCTGGCGAGGGTGATCCAATTATCGGAATGCCATATGTTGAAAATGCAAAAGTAGTGGGCACACTTATCGAAACAGCAAAAGATGATAAAGTAATTATCTATAAATTCAAGAGAAAAACAGGCTATCGAAGAAAAAATGGACACAGACAGCTATTATCACAAGTAAAGATAGAGACAATCGAAGCTGGTTCAATTAGTGAAGTGAAAGAAACCTCAAAGATAGGCATACCAGCAGAAGTAGCAGCAAAATAA
- a CDS encoding 50S ribosomal protein L27, with protein MAHKKGKGSSSNGRDSNPKYLGVKKFGGQAVKAGNIILRQRGTKVKPGVNVGLGRDYTIYALIDGRVEFKKISKVKQAVSVLAE; from the coding sequence ATGGCTCATAAAAAAGGAAAAGGAAGCTCATCAAACGGAAGAGATAGTAATCCGAAATATCTAGGAGTTAAAAAATTCGGAGGACAAGCGGTAAAAGCCGGAAACATTATTCTACGTCAACGAGGTACTAAGGTAAAACCGGGCGTGAATGTAGGACTTGGCAGAGATTATACAATATATGCTTTAATCGATGGTAGAGTTGAGTTTAAAAAGATATCTAAGGTAAAGCAGGCTGTAAGCGTACTTGCTGAATAG
- a CDS encoding prephenate dehydrogenase has translation MRIDQVTVIGLGLIGGSLAWKIKDKKLARVVGYARREETIKEALDKGIIDEGTTDLINSIKNSNLIMVCTSIDSVTDIVKEISVYLRSDAIVVDVGSTKKKIVYELSNSLPEGVTFIGGHPMAGSEKSGIDAADKNLFDGAKFILTPYKTPDNQKIIKLNYFIEKLGMKIEYLSPDEHDLAVAAISHLPYLMAATLVNTIGTHENSAIFLRVAASGFKDTTRVSSSPSLWGKDVCVTNKDQILLMINAFKDNLNYMESLIKLNKEKELLDYFENAIGTRKKLTHNGESK, from the coding sequence ATGAGGATAGATCAAGTTACTGTTATTGGGCTAGGCTTAATCGGCGGTTCTCTGGCTTGGAAAATAAAAGACAAAAAATTAGCCAGGGTAGTTGGGTATGCTCGTAGGGAAGAAACGATAAAAGAAGCGCTTGATAAAGGAATTATCGATGAAGGCACTACCGACCTGATTAATAGTATAAAAAATTCGAATCTGATTATGGTTTGTACTTCTATCGATTCGGTAACAGATATTGTTAAAGAGATTTCTGTTTACTTAAGGTCGGATGCCATTGTCGTCGATGTTGGCAGTACCAAAAAGAAGATCGTGTATGAACTTAGTAATTCACTTCCTGAAGGAGTTACTTTTATAGGCGGGCATCCTATGGCTGGTTCTGAAAAATCCGGTATCGATGCAGCGGACAAAAACTTGTTTGACGGGGCAAAATTTATTTTGACGCCCTATAAGACTCCTGATAACCAGAAGATCATAAAATTGAATTATTTTATAGAAAAGCTAGGGATGAAGATTGAATATTTGTCTCCTGATGAGCACGATCTTGCCGTTGCAGCTATTAGTCATTTGCCATATTTAATGGCAGCCACACTTGTCAATACTATTGGGACCCACGAGAATTCTGCGATTTTTCTCAGGGTTGCGGCTTCCGGTTTTAAAGACACGACAAGAGTTTCTTCGTCCCCGTCTTTATGGGGAAAAGATGTTTGTGTCACAAATAAAGATCAGATACTTTTGATGATCAACGCGTTTAAAGATAATTTGAATTATATGGAAAGCCTGATAAAATTAAATAAAGAAAAAGAGTTGCTGGATTATTTTGAAAATGCGATAGGCACAAGAAAAAAACTTACCCACAATGGTGAGAGTAAATAA